One region of Niallia sp. Man26 genomic DNA includes:
- a CDS encoding dihydroorotate dehydrogenase, with the protein MNRLNVELPGLSLKNPIMPASGCFGFGREYSNLYDLSKLGAIMIKATTVEPRFGNPTPRVAETNSGMLNAIGLQNPGLKKVMGEELPWLSGYDVPIIANVAGSSEEDYIEVAREISKAPNVAALELNISCPNVKTGGIAFGTIPEVAKSLTKKVKEVSGKPVYVKLSPNVTNIVEMAKAVEMGGADGLTMINTLLGMRLDLKTGNPILANKSGGLSGPAIKPVAIRMIYEVSQHVKLPIIGMGGVSSAEDVLEFFYAGASAVAVGTANFVDPFICPNIIEDLPALLDKYGIDHISECTGRSWGKNEQLTYHRA; encoded by the coding sequence ATGAACAGATTGAATGTCGAGCTTCCAGGCTTGAGTTTAAAAAATCCAATTATGCCTGCATCAGGCTGCTTCGGATTCGGGCGGGAATACAGCAATCTTTATGACCTGAGCAAATTAGGCGCAATAATGATTAAGGCGACAACGGTAGAGCCAAGATTCGGAAATCCGACACCGCGTGTTGCAGAAACTAACTCTGGAATGCTGAATGCGATCGGTCTGCAAAACCCTGGCTTAAAAAAGGTAATGGGCGAAGAGCTGCCGTGGTTAAGTGGCTATGATGTGCCGATTATCGCAAATGTGGCAGGATCGTCTGAAGAGGATTATATAGAGGTCGCAAGAGAAATATCAAAGGCGCCAAATGTGGCAGCATTGGAGCTTAATATATCTTGTCCAAATGTTAAGACTGGGGGCATTGCCTTTGGTACCATTCCAGAAGTGGCAAAAAGCTTGACGAAAAAGGTGAAGGAAGTTTCGGGAAAACCTGTTTACGTAAAGCTGTCGCCTAACGTCACTAATATAGTGGAAATGGCAAAAGCGGTAGAAATGGGCGGTGCAGACGGCCTGACTATGATTAACACATTGCTAGGAATGCGCCTTGATTTAAAGACAGGCAATCCTATCCTTGCTAATAAATCAGGAGGATTATCAGGACCTGCCATTAAGCCTGTTGCTATTCGCATGATTTATGAAGTGAGCCAGCATGTAAAGCTCCCGATTATCGGCATGGGCGGGGTTTCCAGTGCAGAAGATGTCCTTGAATTCTTCTATGCTGGCGCAAGTGCTGTTGCAGTCGGCACAGCAAACTTTGTAGACCCATTCATCTGTCCTAATATCATTGAGGACCTGCCGGCATTACTGGACAAATACGGAATAGACCACATCTCAGAATGTACAGGAAGGAGCTGGGGAAAGAATGAACAACTCACTTATCATCGCGCTTGA
- the pyrF gene encoding orotidine-5'-phosphate decarboxylase: protein MNNSLIIALDFPDKTEVFRFLDRFNEEKLFVKVGMELFYQEGPNIVRELKEQGHQVFLDLKLHDIPNTVKSAMRNIAGLGADLVNVHAAGGIRMMESALEGLEAGTTAGQKRPYAIAVTQLTSTSQEEMQTWQQIKLPLHESVAQYAAITKQAGMDGVVCSPLEASMIREQLGADFLTVTPGIRLAQADVQDQVRVATPHSAKESGVSAIVVGRPITRAQDPYASYQLFKTEWEGVTL, encoded by the coding sequence ATGAACAACTCACTTATCATCGCGCTTGATTTTCCCGACAAAACAGAGGTTTTCCGCTTTTTAGACCGCTTTAACGAGGAAAAGCTGTTTGTTAAAGTAGGCATGGAGCTTTTCTATCAAGAAGGGCCGAATATCGTACGAGAATTAAAGGAACAAGGCCATCAAGTGTTCCTTGACTTAAAACTCCATGATATACCAAATACAGTGAAGAGCGCGATGCGCAATATCGCAGGACTGGGTGCAGATCTTGTCAATGTCCATGCAGCAGGAGGAATCCGCATGATGGAAAGCGCTCTTGAAGGCCTCGAGGCTGGAACAACTGCAGGACAAAAAAGACCATACGCAATAGCTGTAACACAACTCACAAGTACTTCACAGGAAGAAATGCAAACATGGCAGCAAATAAAGCTTCCATTGCATGAATCTGTTGCTCAATATGCGGCGATTACAAAACAAGCAGGCATGGACGGTGTCGTTTGTTCGCCCCTTGAAGCGAGCATGATCAGAGAACAACTTGGAGCAGACTTTTTGACAGTAACACCAGGCATCCGATTGGCACAAGCTGATGTTCAAGACCAGGTGCGTGTGGCCACACCACACTCAGCTAAAGAATCAGGGGTATCGGCCATTGTTGTCGGCAGACCAATTACACGCGCACAAGATCCGTATGCAAGCTATCAATTGTTCAAAACAGAATGGGAAGGTGTAACATTATGA